A genome region from Chloroherpetonaceae bacterium includes the following:
- a CDS encoding site-specific DNA-methyltransferase, translated as MQLSYPNKKTEQEIFDSIPDIELEQVNESSSPNLLIHSENLVALKCLITKHNLAGKIDLIYIDPPFATSNVFKITGSRANTISNSSAGAVAYTDHLKGAEFIEFLRERLVLLKILLSDRGSIYLHTDYKIGHYVKVAMDEIFGIENFRNDITRIKCNPKNFARKGYGNIKDLILFYSKSDNLIWNEPKLPYTEADKVKLFPKVDKDGRRYTTIPLHAPGETQNGKTAQAFKGILPPSGRHWRSDIQTLEQWDKAGLIEWSESGTPRKKIYLDEQDGKRVQDIWEFKDPQYPTYPTEKNFDLLNLIVRTSSNENSIVLDCFAGSGTTLKAAQINGRKWIGIDQSDAAIKAITRKLDAVEDNLFVSKPDYKFLVEKRTQGHLNLLCYDA; from the coding sequence ATGCAGCTTTCTTACCCAAACAAAAAGACTGAACAGGAAATCTTCGACAGCATTCCTGACATTGAGCTTGAGCAAGTAAACGAAAGCAGCAGTCCGAACCTGCTCATTCACTCTGAGAACTTAGTTGCGCTAAAATGTCTCATTACGAAGCATAACCTTGCTGGAAAAATTGATTTGATTTACATAGACCCACCGTTTGCAACCAGCAATGTTTTCAAAATAACAGGCAGCCGCGCCAACACAATTAGCAATAGTTCTGCCGGCGCCGTTGCATATACCGACCATCTCAAAGGCGCTGAATTTATTGAGTTTCTTCGTGAGCGACTTGTGCTGCTGAAAATTCTGCTGTCTGACAGAGGCTCAATCTACCTGCATACTGACTACAAAATTGGGCATTATGTAAAAGTCGCAATGGACGAAATTTTCGGCATTGAAAATTTCAGAAACGACATTACTAGAATCAAATGCAATCCTAAAAACTTTGCCCGAAAGGGCTATGGAAACATCAAAGACCTCATCTTGTTCTACTCAAAGTCAGACAATTTAATTTGGAATGAACCCAAACTTCCATACACCGAAGCAGACAAGGTCAAGCTTTTTCCCAAAGTTGATAAAGACGGTCGGCGATACACGACAATTCCACTTCACGCGCCTGGAGAAACCCAAAACGGGAAAACTGCACAAGCCTTCAAGGGTATTTTACCGCCATCTGGCCGACATTGGCGTAGCGACATACAGACTTTGGAACAATGGGACAAAGCAGGCCTGATCGAATGGAGCGAGAGCGGCACTCCGCGAAAAAAAATTTACCTTGATGAGCAAGATGGAAAGCGCGTGCAAGATATCTGGGAGTTCAAAGACCCACAGTACCCCACCTACCCAACTGAAAAGAATTTTGACTTGCTTAACTTAATTGTACGCACTTCCTCTAACGAAAATAGCATTGTATTAGACTGCTTTGCTGGCTCAGGCACAACTTTGAAAGCCGCCCAAATTAATGGGCGGAAATGGATTGGCATTGACCAATCCGATGCAGCAATTAAGGCAATTACTCGAAAACTTGATGCTGTGGAAGATAACCTGTTTGTCTCAAAGCCTGATTACAAATTTTTAGTCGAAAAGCGGACACAAGGTCACCTAAACCTACTTTGCTATGACGCTTAA
- the pdxA gene encoding 4-hydroxythreonine-4-phosphate dehydrogenase PdxA, giving the protein MRILWTHGDANGIGPEILLKAFKARRQSEHCYIVVGSYCVMKFYAKELGFQVPIEEIHSLDGLPLSNERLYVLSLSCPIKMKVGTVQADAGALSMQAIETAAKLCLAGKADAMVTAPIHKEAIQAAGYAFQGHTDFLEFLCRKEGYNAKAQMILADRHTKLRVALATVHVPLREVSETLRASGGLRPHIASLVQALRRDFGIRSPKIAVLGLNPHSSDNGVIGREEVEWIQPELDALKKEFEVSGVFAADGFFGAKHYKHFDAVLALYHDQGLIPFKMLAFETGVNVTAGLPIVRTSPDHGTAFDIAGKGIANPKSVIEATYLAEEIAEARRQMLTQSHSYCEAGQHSR; this is encoded by the coding sequence ATGCGCATTCTTTGGACGCACGGCGATGCCAACGGCATTGGTCCGGAGATTCTTCTCAAAGCGTTTAAGGCACGGCGTCAAAGTGAGCATTGCTACATTGTGGTTGGCTCTTACTGTGTGATGAAGTTCTATGCAAAAGAGCTGGGCTTTCAAGTGCCGATTGAAGAAATCCATTCGCTGGATGGGCTGCCGCTCTCCAATGAACGGCTTTATGTGCTAAGTCTGTCGTGCCCTATCAAGATGAAAGTGGGCACGGTGCAAGCGGATGCAGGCGCGCTGTCCATGCAAGCAATCGAAACTGCTGCAAAGCTCTGTCTTGCAGGCAAGGCCGATGCGATGGTCACTGCACCGATTCACAAAGAGGCAATTCAGGCGGCTGGATATGCGTTTCAAGGGCATACGGACTTTCTGGAATTTCTTTGCAGAAAAGAAGGCTACAATGCCAAAGCACAGATGATACTGGCTGATAGGCACACAAAACTGCGAGTTGCGCTGGCAACGGTGCATGTGCCACTTAGAGAGGTCTCCGAAACGCTGAGAGCCTCAGGAGGATTGCGACCACATATCGCTTCACTGGTGCAAGCCTTACGACGTGACTTTGGCATTCGGTCGCCAAAGATTGCCGTCTTGGGACTCAATCCTCATTCATCGGATAACGGCGTAATTGGGCGAGAAGAAGTTGAGTGGATTCAGCCTGAGCTGGATGCGTTGAAGAAAGAGTTTGAAGTCAGTGGAGTCTTTGCGGCTGATGGTTTCTTTGGGGCGAAGCACTACAAGCACTTCGATGCCGTGCTAGCGCTGTATCACGACCAAGGCTTAATTCCTTTCAAAATGCTGGCATTTGAAACCGGCGTCAATGTAACAGCAGGACTGCCGATTGTGCGCACCTCGCCTGACCATGGCACGGCATTCGACATTGCAGGCAAAGGCATTGCAAATCCAAAGAGTGTGATTGAAGCCACGTATTTGGCAGAGGAAATCGCAGAAGCGCGTCGGCAAATGCTCACGCAATCCCACTCCTATTGTGAAGCGGGTCAGCATTCACGATGA
- a CDS encoding DUF4293 domain-containing protein, which translates to MLARIQTLYLLLATLCAVMNFGIVPFWQYSFPDNPAAAQMTLYGFGSFGKGLSMGIFFWLFNAAILLSAALPFITIFLFSKRLLQAKLALASASAEILAVLFGTLSAIALQAKLGSGSVVHTPQLGFVLLLIAPVFSFLARRGILKDEEIATAYKRL; encoded by the coding sequence ATGTTGGCTCGGATTCAGACGCTTTACCTACTTTTAGCAACACTTTGTGCGGTGATGAACTTTGGCATTGTGCCGTTTTGGCAATACAGTTTTCCAGACAACCCAGCGGCAGCGCAAATGACGCTCTATGGCTTCGGCAGTTTTGGTAAAGGACTGTCAATGGGCATTTTTTTCTGGCTGTTTAATGCAGCGATTTTACTTTCTGCGGCGCTGCCTTTCATCACGATTTTTCTTTTTAGCAAGCGACTATTACAGGCAAAGTTAGCGTTGGCGTCAGCAAGTGCCGAAATCTTAGCTGTGCTGTTTGGCACACTGTCGGCAATAGCCTTACAGGCAAAGCTGGGTTCAGGAAGTGTGGTGCACACGCCACAGCTGGGGTTTGTGCTTCTACTGATTGCACCAGTTTTCTCATTTCTTGCACGGCGCGGTATCCTGAAAGACGAGGAAATTGCAACAGCTTACAAGCGGCTCTAA
- a CDS encoding phosphatase PAP2 family protein: MLSEWNTKLFFFINSDLKHPINDLWLGYSTHLGNAAVLFPIAVLVLLLYDRKAFWRNFGYLALAGLLGGIVVTEAKLFFNAPRPLALFQEAIASGNVVVNVMFEPLYAHSFPSGHSQVAFTVAHSLAYLCVRWHRAAKGALYAMATVIALSRVYVGAHFPADVLAGACLGVATASGAFWLLNKVQAWHAARALHTVETVSENSLHL, translated from the coding sequence ATGCTGAGTGAGTGGAATACGAAACTCTTTTTCTTCATCAATAGTGACCTCAAGCACCCCATAAATGACCTTTGGCTGGGCTACTCTACGCACTTGGGCAATGCCGCCGTGCTTTTCCCAATAGCTGTATTAGTGCTCTTGCTGTATGACCGCAAGGCTTTCTGGCGCAACTTTGGCTACCTTGCGCTGGCAGGCCTCTTGGGAGGCATTGTAGTTACGGAAGCAAAGCTTTTCTTCAATGCACCGCGTCCGCTGGCTCTATTTCAAGAAGCGATTGCGAGTGGAAATGTGGTCGTAAATGTGATGTTTGAGCCGCTGTATGCTCATTCGTTTCCGTCAGGGCATTCACAGGTGGCTTTTACGGTGGCGCATTCGCTGGCTTACCTCTGTGTGCGCTGGCACAGAGCCGCAAAAGGCGCGCTCTACGCTATGGCGACGGTAATTGCACTCTCGCGTGTCTATGTGGGAGCGCACTTTCCAGCCGATGTTCTGGCAGGCGCGTGCTTGGGAGTGGCAACGGCAAGCGGTGCATTTTGGCTGCTGAATAAAGTGCAGGCTTGGCATGCGGCAAGAGCGCTGCACACCGTTGAAACAGTTTCCGAAAACTCGCTTCACTTGTAG
- the queG gene encoding tRNA epoxyqueuosine(34) reductase QueG: protein MKEKIKRYALSLGFSAVGISKAEELSEEARRLESWLEKGMHGEMHYMEENFDKRIDPRKILPNCQTVISVIANYFTPQNEMKGEVVREDEAVELENLRGKISIYAQRKDYHQVIKEKLYQLFEFVCECVGEVNGRAFVDSAPMLDKAWAARAGLGWMGKHSNLINRSIGSYFFIGNLLLDCRLEPDAPLLKDYCGTCTACIDSCPTKAIIAPYQVDARRCISYLTIELKREFTDEEKAMLGEWLFGCDICQEVCPWTRFSKPTVLLEFAPKPEVEHITEKEILEMTKSSFKRIFGDTPVFRTGLRRLKRNAKAVQENLNSELMAKNTVQGAEHAE from the coding sequence ATGAAGGAGAAAATAAAACGCTATGCACTCTCTTTGGGATTTTCAGCAGTTGGAATTAGCAAAGCAGAGGAGCTAAGCGAAGAAGCTCGGCGACTGGAAAGCTGGCTCGAGAAGGGAATGCACGGCGAGATGCACTATATGGAGGAGAACTTCGACAAGCGAATCGACCCAAGAAAAATCTTGCCGAATTGCCAAACTGTTATTTCTGTTATTGCAAATTATTTTACCCCGCAAAATGAAATGAAGGGCGAAGTGGTTAGGGAAGACGAGGCAGTGGAATTGGAAAATTTAAGGGGGAAAATTTCCATTTATGCGCAGCGGAAAGATTACCACCAAGTCATAAAGGAAAAGCTGTATCAGCTGTTTGAGTTTGTATGCGAATGCGTCGGTGAAGTGAACGGGCGTGCGTTTGTAGATTCTGCGCCAATGCTAGACAAGGCGTGGGCGGCGCGTGCAGGACTAGGTTGGATGGGCAAGCACTCTAACCTAATTAACCGCTCAATAGGTTCATACTTTTTCATTGGAAATCTGCTCTTAGATTGCAGGCTGGAGCCCGATGCTCCGCTACTGAAGGACTACTGCGGCACTTGCACGGCCTGCATAGATAGCTGCCCGACCAAAGCAATCATTGCACCCTATCAAGTCGATGCGCGTCGGTGCATTTCATACCTGACCATTGAGCTGAAGCGAGAGTTCACAGATGAGGAAAAAGCAATGCTTGGCGAGTGGCTCTTTGGGTGCGATATTTGCCAAGAGGTATGTCCTTGGACACGCTTCTCAAAGCCAACTGTGCTGTTAGAGTTTGCGCCAAAACCAGAAGTGGAGCATATCACAGAGAAAGAAATTTTGGAAATGACCAAGTCAAGCTTTAAGCGCATCTTTGGCGACACGCCTGTATTTCGCACAGGACTACGGCGGCTGAAGCGGAATGCAAAAGCCGTACAAGAAAATTTGAACAGCGAGTTGATGGCAAAGAACACAGTGCAAGGAGCAGAACATGCTGAGTGA
- a CDS encoding AP2 domain-containing protein yields the protein MPKKQDAAKQKKSDTLRSEQGLTRVDSHDTHGWIMRLYHQGTTYSKLFSDGVYGSAKKALKAARKYRKQLAKKLGIESLAARRRTRRISSKRIETGVVGVYRGVSKTKDGKERHYYAASWNPEPNVIRTKSFSIAKYGEAMAFQLAVRYRQKMLKKILGYVPSETPELEAENRRYVPADAVMSKSGKKKSVKKVSKKEGKKVKKSEKKKKKRKKN from the coding sequence GTGCCAAAAAAGCAAGACGCAGCAAAGCAGAAAAAATCCGACACACTTCGCTCTGAGCAAGGACTGACGCGCGTCGATAGCCACGATACGCACGGCTGGATAATGCGCCTCTATCATCAAGGCACGACTTACAGTAAACTCTTCAGTGATGGTGTCTATGGCAGTGCCAAAAAAGCACTGAAAGCGGCGCGAAAATATCGCAAGCAACTTGCCAAAAAGTTAGGTATTGAATCACTGGCGGCACGTCGGCGCACTCGGCGCATCAGTAGCAAGCGCATAGAAACAGGCGTTGTAGGCGTCTATCGTGGCGTAAGCAAGACCAAAGATGGTAAAGAACGACACTATTACGCCGCAAGTTGGAACCCAGAACCGAATGTGATTCGCACAAAGTCGTTCTCAATTGCCAAATATGGCGAAGCCATGGCGTTTCAGCTAGCCGTACGCTACCGCCAAAAGATGCTAAAAAAAATTTTGGGATACGTGCCCAGTGAGACGCCAGAGCTGGAAGCAGAAAACCGACGCTATGTGCCAGCTGATGCGGTAATGAGTAAGAGCGGCAAGAAGAAGTCAGTCAAGAAGGTGTCCAAGAAAGAAGGTAAGAAAGTCAAGAAATCCGAGAAAAAGAAGAAAAAGCGTAAGAAGAATTAG
- a CDS encoding MoxR family ATPase, with amino-acid sequence MLAAASIEELNAKIRQESEFVHRLRAEIAKVVVGQNYVINRLLIGLLTNGHILLEGVPGLAKTLTVSSLAKALNLKFQRIQFTPDLLPADLIGTMIYNQKDMRFYTKKGPIFANIILADEINRSPAKVQSALLEAMQERQVTIGEETYKLDSPFLVLATQNPVEQEGTYPLPEAQVDRFMMKLKVGYPTRDEELEIMRRMARTEPPEPIQPVVMPDDILRARKVVNEVYIDPKVEQYIVDVVFATREPEKVGLSDLKNLIAYGASPRATIYLNLAARAHAFLNQRGYTTPEDVKTVAYDVMRHRIILTYEAEAEEIQPEEIIRKVLNAVPVP; translated from the coding sequence ATGCTTGCAGCCGCATCAATTGAAGAACTGAATGCAAAAATTCGGCAAGAATCGGAATTCGTGCATCGCTTGCGTGCCGAAATTGCCAAAGTCGTCGTTGGGCAGAACTATGTGATTAATCGTTTGCTGATTGGCTTGCTAACCAATGGGCATATCTTGTTAGAGGGAGTGCCTGGGCTGGCAAAAACTCTGACGGTTAGCTCCTTAGCTAAAGCGCTCAACTTGAAGTTTCAGCGCATTCAATTTACGCCTGACCTCCTGCCAGCAGACCTCATCGGCACAATGATTTACAACCAGAAAGATATGCGCTTTTACACCAAAAAAGGCCCAATTTTTGCCAACATCATTTTAGCCGATGAAATCAATCGCTCACCTGCAAAGGTGCAATCAGCGTTGCTGGAAGCGATGCAAGAGAGGCAAGTTACAATTGGCGAGGAGACTTACAAGCTGGATTCACCGTTTCTCGTCTTGGCAACCCAGAACCCTGTCGAGCAAGAAGGCACTTACCCTCTACCAGAAGCACAGGTCGATCGCTTTATGATGAAACTCAAAGTGGGCTATCCGACGCGCGACGAAGAGTTGGAAATTATGCGTCGAATGGCACGCACCGAGCCGCCAGAGCCAATTCAACCGGTCGTGATGCCCGATGACATTCTAAGGGCACGCAAGGTAGTAAATGAAGTCTATATTGACCCAAAAGTGGAGCAGTATATCGTAGATGTGGTCTTTGCTACCCGTGAGCCTGAAAAAGTAGGACTAAGTGATTTGAAAAATTTGATTGCCTACGGTGCATCACCACGAGCCACGATTTATCTGAATCTGGCGGCACGTGCGCACGCTTTTCTCAATCAGCGCGGATACACAACGCCAGAAGATGTCAAAACCGTTGCCTACGATGTGATGCGGCATCGAATTATTCTCACATATGAGGCTGAAGCGGAGGAAATTCAGCCTGAGGAGATTATCCGAAAGGTGCTGAACGCTGTGCCTGTGCCATAA
- the tsaD gene encoding tRNA (adenosine(37)-N6)-threonylcarbamoyltransferase complex transferase subunit TsaD gives MKILGLETSCDETSAAVLIGGKVVSNLISSQALHQLFGGVVPELASREHERLIVPITQQALEAANIQKSELDFIAATAGPGLIGAVMVGLNFAQALAFALRKPFVPINHIEAHIFSTFIDDGTPDFSPPHFPFLSLIVSGGHTLLAIVQEDLSYEVVGHTIDDAAGEAFDKTGKMLGLGYPAGAAMDKLAQQGDPHFHRFPRAMMTKLPSNKSQLENFHFSFSGLKTSVQTFLRSKSTEFLQTHLADICASIQAAIVDVLVEKTLAAAETFGIRTLSIAGGVSANSALRAKFKAECAQRGLSLHIPKPIFSTDNAAMIAMLAHLKVLRGQYEPNRYNTRAFASFFDRPD, from the coding sequence ATGAAAATTCTTGGTCTCGAAACCAGTTGCGACGAAACCTCTGCCGCAGTGCTCATTGGCGGCAAGGTGGTATCGAACCTCATTAGTTCGCAAGCGCTGCATCAGCTCTTTGGTGGGGTTGTGCCTGAGCTGGCTTCACGTGAGCACGAGCGCCTGATTGTCCCAATCACGCAGCAAGCGCTTGAAGCAGCAAATATACAGAAGTCTGAGCTCGATTTCATAGCTGCCACAGCTGGCCCTGGCTTAATTGGCGCTGTGATGGTCGGCCTAAATTTTGCGCAAGCCCTTGCCTTTGCACTAAGAAAACCTTTTGTGCCTATCAATCACATTGAAGCTCATATCTTCTCCACCTTTATTGACGATGGCACGCCAGACTTCTCACCCCCACATTTTCCATTTCTTTCGCTTATCGTCTCTGGCGGGCACACACTGCTTGCCATTGTGCAAGAAGACCTTAGCTACGAAGTGGTTGGGCACACCATTGACGATGCAGCTGGAGAAGCCTTCGACAAAACAGGCAAAATGCTGGGACTGGGTTACCCTGCTGGCGCTGCAATGGACAAACTGGCTCAGCAAGGCGACCCGCACTTTCATCGCTTTCCGCGCGCAATGATGACCAAGCTCCCCAGCAATAAATCGCAGCTTGAAAACTTTCACTTTAGTTTCTCTGGTCTCAAAACATCGGTGCAAACTTTTCTGCGTAGCAAAAGCACAGAGTTTCTGCAGACACACCTTGCTGACATTTGCGCCTCCATTCAAGCGGCAATTGTTGATGTGCTGGTTGAAAAAACACTGGCAGCCGCCGAAACTTTTGGCATTCGCACCCTCAGCATCGCTGGTGGCGTCAGTGCCAACTCTGCCTTGCGTGCAAAATTCAAGGCAGAATGCGCCCAAAGAGGTCTTTCGCTCCACATTCCTAAACCAATTTTTTCAACCGACAATGCAGCCATGATTGCTATGCTTGCTCACCTTAAAGTTTTGCGCGGTCAGTATGAACCCAACCGATACAATACCCGCGCATTTGCCAGCTTTTTTGACCGACCCGATTGA
- the hisF gene encoding imidazole glycerol phosphate synthase subunit HisF, producing the protein MLAKRIIPCLDVKDGRVVKGVQFQALRDAGSIVEQSKFYNSELADEIVFLDISASVESRKTTLEEVRKVSEQVFIPLTVGGGIRSMETAREAFLHGADKISLNTAAVQNPSLISELAERYGSQAVVVAIDAKKVGSHWEVFTHSGRTPTGLDAIEWAAKVATLGAGEILLTSMDRDGTQQGYDLELLRQVSTSVPIPVIASGGAGNLMHLYEAFSSGQADAVLAASIFHYRQYSIIEAKRYLQHRGIAVRL; encoded by the coding sequence ATGTTAGCCAAGCGAATCATTCCGTGTTTAGACGTCAAAGACGGACGTGTGGTCAAAGGTGTCCAGTTTCAAGCTCTGCGCGATGCGGGCTCCATCGTCGAGCAATCGAAGTTCTACAATTCCGAACTTGCCGATGAGATTGTTTTCTTAGACATTTCTGCTTCCGTAGAGTCGCGCAAAACCACACTCGAAGAGGTGCGTAAGGTCTCAGAGCAAGTTTTCATTCCACTTACGGTGGGTGGCGGCATTCGCTCTATGGAGACCGCTCGTGAAGCTTTTCTTCACGGTGCAGATAAAATCTCGCTCAACACCGCTGCCGTTCAGAATCCATCTCTCATTTCAGAGCTTGCTGAGCGTTACGGCTCACAAGCTGTAGTGGTTGCTATTGACGCAAAGAAAGTCGGCTCGCACTGGGAAGTTTTTACGCACTCTGGTCGCACTCCGACAGGACTTGACGCCATTGAATGGGCTGCCAAAGTGGCTACGCTGGGCGCAGGTGAAATCTTGCTTACCAGTATGGACCGTGATGGCACGCAGCAAGGCTACGACCTTGAGCTTTTGCGCCAAGTTTCCACTTCTGTTCCAATCCCTGTTATCGCTTCAGGCGGGGCAGGCAATCTTATGCACCTCTACGAGGCTTTCTCCAGTGGTCAAGCTGATGCAGTGCTTGCTGCCTCAATTTTTCACTATCGTCAATACTCCATTATTGAAGCCAAGCGGTATTTGCAACATCGTGGGATTGCGGTGCGTCTTTAA